From Populus trichocarpa isolate Nisqually-1 chromosome 19, P.trichocarpa_v4.1, whole genome shotgun sequence, a single genomic window includes:
- the LOC7475812 gene encoding uncharacterized protein LOC7475812 codes for MEELKSAMEAHLDMMADLVQKLSSELRSGLRPAIDNFIGFFHAIDWTEPWLMGLIGFHLVLLVLTVVSRKHINFQMCLFLVALAGVYLAERLNRVMGDYWRSFASQNYFDPHGLFLSVLWSGPLLIIATIILINCLFSLCYMIVRWKRAELRHRARLARESNKQD; via the exons atggaagagcTGAAATCAGCAATGGAAGCTCACTTGGACATGATGGCGGATCTTGTCCAGAAACTCTCCTCGGAGCTCCGATCCGGACTCCGACCCGCCATCGATAATTTTATCGGTTTCTTCCATGCCATAGACTGGACG GAACCTTGGCTGATGGGGCTAATAGGATTCCATCTCGTGTTGCTGGTACTAACAGTTGTTTCAAGGAAACATATTAACTTCCAGATGTGTCTGTTCCTTGTAgctt TGGCTGGTGTATACTTAGCAGAGAGGCTTAATAGAGTCATGGGTGACTACTGGAGGAGCTTTGCAAGCCAGAATTACTTTGATCCACATGGACTTTTTCTTTCAGTACTCTGGTCTGGGCCTCTTCTTATCATTGCAACCATTATTCTG ATAAACTGCCTCTTTTCCTTGTGTTACATGATTGTTCGGTGGAAAAGGGCTGAGCTAAGACATCGTGCTAGGCTGGCTCGTGAGAGTAACAAGCAGGATTGA
- the LOC7467433 gene encoding GRAS family protein RAM1: MEGMEDQEELLNLSLAIVTDSNGDMKRKRKRSRADVSNPLMNTYEGRSEGKIFRLLQMREQMLKLDHKRKGAVEENGKGLHLIHLLLIAATALDENNVGSALENLTELYQSVSLSGDSVQRVVAYFADGLAARLLGKKSPFYDMIMKEPTCEEEFLAFTDLYRVSPYYQFAHFTANQAILEAYEKEEENNNSSLHVIDFDVSYGFQWPSLIQSLSEKASSGNRISLRITGFGRRIEELQETESRLLSFAKGFRNLVFEFQGLLRGSKLFNLRKKKNETVAVNLVFHLNTLNDSLKISDTLKSVHSLNPSIVVLVEQEGSRSPRSFLSRFMESLHYFAAMFDSLDDCLPLESSERLSIEKNHLGKDIKRMLNCDKDDANCPRYDKMETWKGRMEGHGFAGIKLSSKSLIQAKLLLKIRTHYCPLQFDGDFCGGFKVFERDDGKGISLGWQDRYLITASAWRICA; this comes from the coding sequence ATGGAAGGCATGGAAGATCAAGAGGAACTTTTGAATCTTAGCCTAGCAATTGTTACAGACTCCAATGGTGACatgaaaaggaagagaaagagatcAAGGGCAGATGTTTCCAATCCTTTGATGAATACTTATGAGGGTCGTAGTGAAGGGAAAATATTTAGGCTACTCCAAATGAGGGAACAAATGCTAAAACTAGACCATAAGAGGAAAGGAGCTGTTGAAGAAAATGGCAAGGGGCTTCATTTGATTCACTTGCTTCTTATAGCTGCCACAGCACTTGACGAGAACAATGTAGGCTCAGCCTTGGAGAATCTAACAGAATTGTATCAAAGTGTCTCCTTATCCGGTGATTCGGTGCAAAGGGTCGTTGCTTATTTTGCTGATGGATTGGCCGCAAGGCTCCTCGGCAAGAAATCTCCCTTCTATGATATGATCATGAAGGAACCAACATGTGAAGAAGAGTTCTTGGCGTTCACAGATCTTTACAGGGTGTCTCCTTATTACCAGTTTGCTCATTTCACTGCAAACCAGGCAATCCTTGAGGCCTatgagaaggaagaagagaataaCAACAGTTCATTGCATGTCATTGATTTTGACGTCTCCTATGGCTTTCAATGGCCTTCTTTAATACAGTCTCTCTCCGAAAAGGCAAGCAGTGGCAACCGAATTTCTCTGCGAATAACCGGATTCGGCAGAAGAATAGAAGAATTGCAAGAAACTGAGAGTAGATTACTTAGCTTTGCGAAAGGGTTTCGCAATCTAGTCTTTGAGTTTCAAGGGTTGTTAAGAGGGTCTAAGCTCTTCAacctaaggaaaaagaaaaatgaaacagTTGCTGTGAATTTAGTCTTTCATTTGAATACTCTGAACGATTCTTTGAAGATATCCGACACATTGAAATCAGTACATTCACTTAACCCCTCCATTGTTGTCTTGGTGGAGCAAGAAGGTAGCAGAAGCCCAAGAAGCTTTTTGTCAAGATTCATGGAGTCTTTGCACTATTTTGCAGCAATGTTTGATTCTTTAGATGATTGTCTTCCTCTAGAAAGCTCAGAGAGATTAAGCATTGAAAAGAATCATCTTGGTAAAGATATCAAAAGGATGCTCAACTGCGACAAAGATGATGCAAACTGTCCAAGATATGACAAGATGGAAACATGGAAAGGAAGGATGGAGGGCCATGGATTTGCAGGCATTAAACTCAGCTCCAAGTCCTTGATACAAGCCAAGCTTCTTTTGAAAATTAGAACTCATTATTGTCCTCTTCAATTTGATGGAGATTTTTGTGGTGggtttaaagtttttgaaagagatGATGGGAAAGGTATTTCTTTAGGGTGGCAAGATAGGTATTTAATTACTGCCTCTGCATGGCGTATTTGTGCATGA